Proteins co-encoded in one Arachis hypogaea cultivar Tifrunner chromosome 11, arahy.Tifrunner.gnm2.J5K5, whole genome shotgun sequence genomic window:
- the LOC112723321 gene encoding probable sucrose-phosphate synthase, whose protein sequence is MAGNDWLNSYLEAILDVGPGLEDAKSSLLLRERGRFSPTRYFVEEVIGFDETDLYRSWVRASSTRSPQERNTRLENMCWRIWNLARQKKQLESETAQRVNKRRLERERGRREATADMSEDLSEGEKGDPVSDISTHGGESNKARLPRISSADAMEAWANSQKGKKLYIVLISIHGLIRGENMELGRDSDTGGQVKYVVELARTLGSMPGVYRVDLLTRQVSAPDVDSSYGEPTEMLSPRNNNDLEDEMGESSGSYIIRIPFGPRDKYIPKENLWPYIPEFVDGALNHIIQMSKSLGEQIGSGHAVWPVAIHGHYADAGDSTALLSGALNVPMLFTGHSLGRDKLEQLLKQGRLSRDEINSTYKIMRRIEAEELSLDSSEIVITSTRQEIEEQWRLYDGFDPVLERKLRARIRRNVSCYGRFMPRMAIIPPGMEFHHIAPQDGDLDGELEGNLDHPAPQDPPIWSEIMRFFTNPRKPMILALARPDPKKNITTLVKAFGECRPLRELANLTLIMGNREGIDEMSSTNASVLLSVLKLIDKYDLYGQVAYPKHHKQYEVPDIYRLAAKTKGVFINPAFIEPFGLTLIEAAAYGLPIVATKNGGPVDIHRVLDNGLLVDPHDQQSIADALLKLVSNKQLWAKCRHNGLKNIHLFSWPEHCKNYLSKIATCKPRHPQWLRSEDGGESSESESPGDSLRDIQDLSLNLKFSLDGEKSGGSGNDSSLDPDGNAADRNTRLENAVLSWSKGISKDVRKGGATERSDQNTNAGKFPPLRRRKHLFVIAVDCDNASDLLETTKTIFEAAKKEKAEGSVGFILSTSSTMSEIQSFLVSGGLSPSDFDAYICNSGSDLYYPSLNPEDRPFVGDLYYHSHIEYRWGGEGLRKTLVRWAASITEKKGENDEQIVSPSEQLSTDYCYAFKVQKPGKAPPVKELRKLLRIQALRCHPIYCQNGTRLNVIPVLASRSQALRYLYVRWGFELSKMVVFVGECGDTDYEGLVGGVHKSVILKGVGSSAMSQVHNNRNYPLSDVMPLDSPNIVEAATGSSSADIQALLEKAGYLAA, encoded by the exons ATGGCGGGGAATGATTGGTTAAACAGTTACCTAGAGGCCATACTGGACGTTGGCCCCGGTCTCGAAGATGCCAAGTCCTCCCTCCTCCTCCGTGAGAGAGGCAGGTTTAGTCCAACTCGCTACTTCGTTGAGGAGGTTATCGGCTTCGACGAGACCGATCTCTACCGCTCCTGGGTTCGG GCTTCTTCTACCAGGAGCCCTCAGGAGCGCAACACCAGATTGGAGAACATGTGCTGGAGGATTTGGAACCTCGCTCGCCAGAAGAAGCAG CTGGAGAGTGAGACTGCGCAGAGAGTCAACAAGCGCCGCCTCGAGCGCGAGAGAGGCCGCAGGGAAGCCACTGCTGATATGTCTGAGGACTTGTCTGAAGGCGAGAAGGGAGATCCGGTCAGCGACATCTCCACTCACGGCGGCGAATCCAACAAGGCTAGGTTGCCTAGGATCAGCTCCGCCGATGCCATGGAGGCCTGGGCCAACTCTCAGAAGGGAAAGAAGCTCTACATTGTACTCATAAG CATTCACGGGTTGATTCGAGGAGAGAATATGGAGTTGGGACGTGATTCTGATACCGGTGGTCAA GTTAAATATGTCGTGGAACTAGCGAGGACCTTGGGATCGATGCCAGGAGTTTACCGGGTTGATTTACTGACTAGACAAGTGTCCGCACCCGATGTGGATAGCAGTTATGGGGAGCCAACGGAAATGTTGTCTCCAAGAAACAACAATGATTTAGAAGATGAGATGGGAGAGAGCAGTGGTTCTTATATCATCCGTATTCCCTTTGGTCCAAGAGATAAATACATTCCAAAAGAAAATCTCTGGCCTTACATTCCGGAATTTGTTGATGGAGCACTTAACCACATTATACAGATGTCCAAATCTCTTGGGGAGCAAATTGGTAGTGGCCATGCTGTCTGGCCGGTTGCTATCCATGGGCATTATGCAGATGCTGGTGACTCTACTGCTCTTCTATCTGGTGCTTTAAATGTTCCAATGCTTTTTACCGGCCACTCGCTCGGTCGAGATAAGTTGGAACAGCTTTTAAAACAAGGCCGACTATCAAGGGATGAAATAAACTCAACTTACAAGATTATGCGTAGGATAGAAGCTGAAGAATTATCCCTTGATTCTTCTGAAATAGTCATAACAAGCACCAGGCAGGAAATAGAAGAGCAATGGCGCTTGTATGATGGTTTTGATCCGGTACTGGAGCGTAAACTACGAGCAAGGATCCGGCGTAATGTGAGCTGTTATGGAAGATTCATGCCTCGCATGGCG ATTATTCCACCTGGTATGGAGTTCCATCATATTGCTCCCCAAGATGGTGATTTAGATGGTGAACTAGAAGGGAATTTGGACCATCCTGCTCCCCAAGATCCACCTATTTGGTCTGAG ATAATGCGTTTCTTTACCAACCCTCGCAAACCAATGATACTTGCCCTGGCTAGACCAGATCCTAAAAAGAACATCACAACTTTGGTGAAAGCATTTGGAGAATGTCGCCCTCTTCGCGAGCTTGCTAATCTT ACATTAATTATGGGTAACCGAGAGGGAATTGATGAAATGTCAAGCACAAATGCATCTGTTCTTCTTTCAGTTCTAAAGTTGATTGACAAGTATGATCTATATGGGCAAGTTGCATATCCTAAACACCACAAACAATATGAAGTTCCTGACATATATCGTCTAGCAGCAAAGACAAAG GGTGTTTTCATTAATCCAGCTTTCATCGAGCCATTTGGTCTTACCTTAATTGAG GCAGCTGCTTATGGTTTGCCAATTGTTGCAACTAAAAATGGAGGTCCTGTTGATATTCATCGG GTACTTGACAATGGTTTGCTTGTAGATCCTCATGATCAGCAGTCTATTGCAGATGCTCTTTTGAAGCTTGTCAGCAACAAGCAACTTTGGGCAAAATGTAGACACAATGGATTGAAGAATATTCATTTATTTTCGTGGCCAGAGCATTGCAAGAACTACTTGTCTAAAATAGCCACTTGCAAACCAAGACATCCACAGTGGCTGCGAAGTGAGGATGGAGGAGAAAGTTCGGAATCCGAGTCACCTGGTGATTCCCTGAGAGATATACAGGATTTATCTCTAAATCTGAAGTTTTCATTGGATGGAGAGAAGAGTGGTGGTAGTGGAAATGATAGTTCTTTAGATCCTGATGGAAATGCTGCTGATAGAAATACAAGGTTGGAGAATGCTGTTTTGTCATGGTCAAAGGGTATATCTAAGGACGTACGCAAGGGTGGGGCTACAGAAAGATCAGATCAAAATACAAATGCTGGTAAATTTCCACCATTGAGGAGAAGGAAGCATCTCTTTGTCATTGCTGTGGATTGTGataatgcttcagatcttcttgaaACCACTAAAACAATATTTGAGGCTGCCAAAAaggagaaagctgaaggctctgttGGGTTCATACTGTCAACATCCTCAACCATGTCAGAGATACAATCATTTCTGGTATCGGGTGGCTTGAGCCCCAGTGATTTTGATGCTTATATTTGTAACAGTGGCAGTGATCTCTACTATCCATCACTCAATCCTGAGGACCGCCCATTTGTGGGTGACTTGTACTACCACTCTCATATTGAATACCGATGGGGAGGAGAAGGGTTGAGGAAGACTTTAGTGCGTTGGGCAGCTTCAATAACTGAAAAGAAGGGGGAGAATGATGAACAAATTGTTAGTCCATCGGAACAGCTTTCTACTGACTACTGTTATGCTTTCAAAGTGCAAAAGCCAGGGAAG GCTCCCCCAGTGAAGGAGCTTCGTAAGTTGTTGAGAATCCAAGCCCTCCGTTGTCATCCTATATATTGCCAAAATGGGACAAGACTGAATGTTATACCAGTATTAGCATCTCGTTCCCAAGCCCTTAG ATACCTTTATGTTCGATGGGGTTTCGAACTGTCAAAGATGGTGGTATTTGTTGGAGAATGCGGTGACACCGATTACGAAGGACTGGTTGGCGGCGTACACAAAAGTGTGATATTGAAAGGGGTGGGCAGTAGTGCAATGAGTCAAGTTCACAACAATAGAAACTATCCTCTTTCAGATGTCATGCCACTGGACAGCCCCAACATCGTTGAGGCCGCCACCGGAAGTAGCAGCGCTGATATCCAGGCTTTGTTAGAGAAAGCAGGATATCTCGCAGCATGA